The genomic interval GAGACGTGATCCCCGAATTACCTGGATTGGTCGTTTTCTGCGGATTACCAGCCTGGATGAATTCCCCCAGTTTCTAAATGTCCTGAAAGGCGACATGAGTGTCGTTGGTCCCCGTCCCGTGATCACAGAAGAATTGGAGCGGTACGGTAAACATGCAGAAAAAGTATTTAGCATCAGACCAGGGATTACAGGTCTCTGGCAGGTCTCCGGTCGGAACGATATTCCCTATCCAAGGCGGGTTCAAATTGATGTTTACTATGTCAATTTCCGCAACTTCATCATGGATTTGTGGATCATCTTTAGAACCATTGGGGTTGTCCTCTTTCCCAAAGACAACGGTGCTTATTGAAGCCTACGTCTGTCTGTAAAGGGTGATTTTCTGCTAGTTAGTTTTCTATGCAACCGTCACCCCTTTTTAGATCCCTTTATCAACTGCTGACACCAAAGCGGCTGGCAATCCTTGAGGCTGTCCTGATTGGTTTGGTTGCTGCTCTGGCAGCGGTTTTCTTAAAACGAAGTGTGCAGTGGTTAGGGGAATGGCGGCTGAATGAGACTTTGCCGCTGGCAATCTGGCTATTGTTGCCCGTTGTAGGTTTGGGAGGCGGGTTTGCGGCAGGATTGCTGGTGGAACGATTTGCCCCAGAAGCAGCCGGAGGTGGAATCCCGCAGGTCAAGGCGGCTCTTGCCTATGTTCCGATTCTCCTGAACCTGAGGGTGGCTGTAGTGAAGTTGATCAGCACCTCACTAACCCTCAGTTCTGGTTTTGTTTTGGGACGGGAAGGTCCAACAATTCAAATTGGGGCAGCGCTGGCAGCTCAGTTGAGCCGCTGGGTACCCGCTTCTCCTGAGCATCAACGGCAGTTAATTGCCGCGGGAGCAGCAGCGGGCTTAGCGGCAAGTTTTGATGCCCCGATCGCAGGCATTATGTTTGTGATTGAAGAATTACTCCAGGATGTTTCCAGTCTGACCCTGGGAACCGCCATCCTGGCGTCTTTTACAGGCGGCGTAATTTCCCATGTTCTGGGCGGGCCTGGTCTGAAATTGGGGTTCAACCCACTGACACAAGAGATTACTTTTTCCCCAGATCAAATCCCCTTTTTCCTCCTGTTGGGGCTACTGGCAGGGTTATTGGCAGCATTTTTCAATCGCAGTATCCTCTGGGGGCTTCAGTTTAGCCGTCGTCATGTGCGGCTAGGTCTGCCGTTTCGGATTGGGTTAGCGGGGCTGATTTCTGGGATCGCGGCTTCTTTATTACCCGCTTTATTTCGATCGCACTCCAGTCTGGAATATTATCTGACCGGAGGTGAGGCAACCTGGCAGATGGCGATCGGGATATTTGTGTTCCAATTTGTCCTATCAGTGGTTGCCAGCAGTGCCGAAGCACCCGGAGGATTGCTGGTTCCCGGTCTAATTCTGGGGGCAGCCCTGGGAAATTTGATTGGCATTCTAGAAAGTTCTTTACTGGGTGGCGACCCGCTAATTTATGCTCTGACAGGCATGGGCGCATTTTTAGGGGCGTCGGCAAAGGTGCCTGTGACAGCGATCGTGATTGTGTTTGAAATTACGACCGATTTCAACCTGGTGTTGCCTCTGATGATCAGCGCCGTTACGGCGTACCTGATTGCCGATCGATTTGCTCCTGGTTCACTTTATACCCATATGTTGGAGCTAAAGGGTATTCGCCTGGAGCCAGAAACGACCAACGATGCCCTATGGACTCGGCTGACAGCGGCAGATGTGATGCAGAAGAAAGTAGAAACTCTGACCAGCCAGATCAGCCTGGATGAAGCCGTGCAAGCATTTTCCCGCTCCCACCACCGAGGGTTCCCAGTTGTGGACGATGGCAAACTGGTGGGGATCGTGACCCTGACAGATCTGGATAAAGTCGCTCAACGCAAGCTACCGGGAAACCATTTGTTAAAGGAGATTATGACTCCTCGCCCGATTACGGTGCGTCCAGGAGACACTCTCAGCCAGGTGCTTTTTTTGCTCTCCCGCTACAAGCTGTCCCGTTTGCCAGTGGTAGATCGGCGCAAGCTGGTGGGAATCATCACCCGGAGCGATATTCTGCGGGTGGAGTCGGACAAACTGCGGGGTGGAAGTGACCAGTTAGGACCGCAGCCAGAACCTTCCTATGTGGTTTATCAAACCCGATCGCCCACCCGTGGCAAAGGGCGCTTGCTGCTGCCACTCAGCAACCCCCACACTGCCCCTGGGCTGCTGAAACTGGCACTGGCGATCGCCCGCGAGCGAAACTATGAAGTCGAATGTCTTCAGATTGTCCTGGTGCCGCGCCACAGTTCCCCTTCAGAATGTACCGTCAATACCACCCTGAGTCGGCGACTCTTGGCTCAGGCAGCCCGACAGGCAAAAACCTGGCAAATTCCAATTCACACCCAAATTCGGGCAACCCATAGCGTCACCCAGGCAATTCTAGAAGCAATCAGGGATGGCCACATTGACCTGCTTGTGATGGGTTGGAAAGGCAAAACCTCCACACCTGGCCGCATTTTCGGTGATGTGGTTGATACGGTCATTCGGCAGGCTGCTTGTGATGTGGTGCTGGTGAAACCAGGAGAAGGGTTTGCAGAGGAAAGGATTCCTCCCTCAGATGCCGTACAGGACCCAGTTCAGACGTTACTCCATTTGATTGGACTGCGACGCTGGTTAGTACCCGTAGCAGGCGGACCAAATTCCCAATACGCCATTACCCTGCTACCCGCCCTGCTTTCCCTGACCCAACAGCCCGATGTGCGCCTTTGCCAGGTTTTTCCGCCTTCAGACAAAATATACGACACCACGCTGCTAGAAAAAGATGCTGCTTTTCTTCGTCAGCGACTTCACAAACCCGTTACAACCATTCCCGTTTGTGCCAATTCGGTTTCTGAAGCAGTTATTGACATGGCTCAAAAGGATCAGTGTGATGTGATTGTAGTTGGAGCCAGCCGCGAAGGTTTGTTGCAACAAGCGATTCATGGCAACATTCCAGAAGCGATCGCCCGCAACTGCAACTGCACAGTGATCCTGGTGAGAAAAGCGAGCAATTAAGACGGAGGGAGTCAGGTAGGACCCACTCCGGTTCTACACCGCACTCTCAGTATTGCGATAGCCGTAGAAGTCAATATGGTAGTCAGTAATTCGAACCCCTGTTTGTTGCTCGATTTGCTGAATTAGAAAGTCGGGCAGTTCAATGTGAATATCCAGGATTTGATTCGTATCCAGACAATTGATGTGGCTGTGAGAATCACTAATATTGCCATACAACCGCCCATCTGAACGCTCAATACACTCAATAATTCCCTGACTGGAGAGAGCTTCCAGGTTTTGATAGACCGACGTATGCCCAATTTCCTTACCCTGATGGTTAAGCCGGTCATAAATTTCCCTGGCAGACAGGTGCTCTTTCTCCTGCCAAAGCAATTCCAGAATGAAGCGACGCTGACGGCTTAACCGCATTCCCAGTACTTGACACCGATCCAACGCATCATCGAGGGAACGAATGGGCTTTAAAGTGGCTACGTCGTTTTGCATACTTTCCGGAGGTTTTGCTGATACCTCAATAATTAACTCTTAAAAGTCATCGAAATCTTTTATACCTAATACAGTTTTACCACACGCTAACACAAACTCGCTACAACTTTGTTTTAGTGGAGGGAGGAGCAGAAGGCAGAAGGCAGAAGGCAGAAGGCAGGTGGCAGGTGGCAGGTGGCAGGTGGCAGGTGGCAGGTGCTAATTAAGAGCCTTGAACAACCAGTAACAAAAGCCAAATGACAAAAACCAAATGACAAAAGTCAAATGCCTCACCCCGCTTACCCATTACCTAACTCAAAACTCAAAACTTAGAACTCAAAACTCTTATTCAAAGGTTCTCGGTTCCGACTAAATTGAGGATAGGTAATTACACGTTTGTGATGAATTTTATGACCTTTCTTCAGCCCCACCTCTCGAAACTGGCGATTTCTGCTGCCAATTGGCTTGCCTGGGGAAGGCGTGGGTGGCGATCGCTCTCAGCGCTTTTGGTGATTCTAACTTGTCTACTTTTGGTTAACACGGCTCCAGCACTGGCAGGGCTAAACGACGATCGCTATGATGGGGATATTTTTCCTCTGTATGCTGGAAACGGCTCTTTGATTCCTCCCAGGGTTTCTCTGGCAGAAGCGCTTAAGAGCCATCGTCCTAGCCTTCTGGTTCTCTACATTGATGACAGCAGCGATTGTAAGCAATACGCCCTGGTTATTTCTCGACTCCAGGAATTTTATGGCAAGCCAGCGGATTTCATTGCGCTTCGGACTGATGCCTTGCCTCAAAAAGCTGCATTTGACCCTACGGAACCTGGCTATTACTACAAAGGTGTTGTTCCCCAGACCGTTTTGTTTGATGCCTCTGGTAAAGCCGTCTTGAATGAAAAAGGGGTACTTTCCTATGAGCAAATTGATGATAAGTTCCGGGAAGTGTTTAATCTGCTACCGCGTTCAGAGTCGGTGCAGCTAAAACGCCGTCAGGTGAATGAGGTTACCACCGAGTTGGCTCAGTAGGCGCACGGGGTAATCGGATTGATAAGTTTTGAGTTTTGAGTTTTGGTTTTGAGTTTTGAGTATGGAAAAGAGAGGGGATTCCCTGCGCAAGTCAGACCCTGAGAAGTATGCCCGCCTGAAATCGGAGGTGGCGGCTCCGTATCGGGGCTTGCGCAAGTTTGTCTATGGAGCGTTTGCCGTTTCGGGGGCGATCGGTGGATTTGTCTTTTTAACTCAGATGCTTGCGGGGCAAGATGTGGGTGAAGCTTTGCCCAATTTTGCCCTTCAGGCGGGTGTCGTTGCTTTGATGATTTGGCTGTTTCGCTTAGAAGGTCGGCGCAGTTAGTTCTTGAGCTGCGCCATGTGGTCTAAGTAGGTAGATAATGGTTAAACTTCCAGGGGAACTCTGAATAAGTGCATCCAGAGTAAATTCAATGACAGCCAGCCTTCCCTCCATCACTGAAACCGATTTTGCCTCCCTAGAGCAGGCTTTAAAGCATTACTTTGGTTACGACAGCTTTCGTCTGGGACAGCGCCAAATTATTCAAGAAGCGCTGCAAAACCGGGATCTGCTGGTGGTCATGCCCACGGGTGGGGGAAAGTCCCTTTGTTTTCAACTGCCCGCATTGCTGAAGCCTGGTTTGATGATTGTCGTCTCACCCCTGATTGCCCTGATGCAGGATCAGGTGCAGTTGCTTCAGGATAATGGGATTGCGGCAACGTTTCTCAACAGCAGTTTAGGGCTGGCAGAGGTGCGGGAGCGCACCCAGACAGTTCTTAGCGGACAGGTAAAGCTGCTTTACGTCGCGCCCGAACGGTTATTAAGTGAAGATTTTCTGCGGGGATTTTTGCCCCAGGTGCAGCAGCGGGTTGGCATCTCAGCGATCGCCATTGATGAAGCCCACTGCGTTTCTGAATGGGGACACGACTTTCGTCCGGAGTATCGCCAGTTAATTCAACTGCGGCAGCACTGCCCCGACGTTCCCTTCCTGGCATTGACGGCAACAGCAACGGAACGGGTTCGACAGGATATTATCCACCAGCTTGATCTCCGCCAGCCAGGAATTCATATTGCCAGCTTTAACCGTCCCAACCTATTTTATGAGGTCAAAGCGAAGCACAAAAACTCTTACCGGGAATTATTTCAGCAGATTCGTCAAACGAAAGGATCGGGAATTGTTTATTGTCTCAGCCGCAAGCGGGTGGATGAACTGACCTACAAATTGCAAAAAGATGGGATTCCTGCCCTTCCCTACCATGCTGGGCTGGACAACAAAACCCGCGCCGAAAACCAGAACCGCTTCATCCGGGATGATGTGCAGGTCATGGTGGCAACGATCGCCTTTGGCATGGGCATTAACAAACCGGATGTGCGCTTCGTTATCCATTACGACCTGCCCCGCAATATCGAAGGCTACTACCAGGAGTCGGGTCGATCGGGACGAGACGGCGAACCTGCCCACTGCACCCTGTACTATGGCGCAGGTGATATCAAAACCGTTGAATTTTTGATTGGTCAGAAGGTAGACCCCGCGACGGGTGCCCCCCTGGAAGACGAACAGCGGATTGCCCTGCAACAACTTCGACGGGTGATTAACTACGCGGAAGCCACCGAGTGCCGTCGGATTATCCAGCTTGGCTATTTTGGTGAAACCTTTCCGGGCAACTGTGACAACTGTGACAACTGCCGTCATCCCAAACCTGTGGAAGACTGGACGATCGAAGCCCAAAAATTTCTCTCCTGTATTGCCCGCTTTGCCCAACGGGGCCAGAACTTTGGCACGGGACACACGATCGATGTGTTGCGCGGCTCTAAGAACGAAAGGGTATTGAAAAACGGTCACGACAAGCTGTCTACCTACGGCATCGGCAAGGATAGAAGTGCAGAGGAGTGGCGGATGCTGGCCCGATCGCTGATTCATCAACAGCTTGTCGATGAAACCAGCGATGGCTACTCGGTCTTGAAGCTAAATGAGCTGAGTTGGGAGGTATTACGGAAACAGCGGACTGTGGCGATCGCCGTCACCCCCACCCAATTGGAGAACAGCGCCCTATCTGCTGCCGATATCGATACGGCAGAGGCAGAAGCCCTACTGGAACGCCTACAAAAACTCCGGAAACGATTGGCAGATCAACAATTTGTGCCACCCTACGTGGTTTTTGCCAATGCCAGTTTGCGGTCGATGGCCCAGCTTCAACCCCAAACCTTTGCCCAGTTTGCCCAAATTTCTGGGGTTGGCAGCCGCAAGCTATCCCAATATGGGGATGCTTTCATTGACGAAATTCGAGCATTCCGGCAGGAACGGGGATTGCCCCTCCAGGAAAAAGATGACCCTGAAGCCATTCCGATTCCGCCCCCAGACCCTGAACCTTCATCCGCCTCCTTCACCCAACTCCAAACCCTGGAGCTTTACCAGCAAGGTCTGAGACCAGCGGAAATTGCTGAGCGGCGTGGTTTTCGCCTCAGTACAATTTCCAGTCACCTGGCAGAATTGCTGGAAATGGGCTACCCAATTGACCTGGACAGATTGGTCGCCGTCGATCGCCAACAAAAAATCCTGGAAGCCATCCAGACCGTTGGCGAAGATTCCCTGACGAATATTCGTGAGTATCTTGGCGAAGTCTATGGCTATGATGAAATCAAATTTATGCGGGCAAAGTGGCGCAGAAGCCATGCTGACCCGTTCTGAACCGCTATAGTTTAGAATCCAGAGTCTCAGCTTGGGTGTGGCATGGTAAACGCTGAAAAAATCACCGCTGAATCCCATCCGCTTCGATACGGGCAGGTTTTCTTCAGCCCTGGATGTCACTTCAGCTACCGGGTGCTGGGTCCATGCTGCCGCCTGTTCGATCGCGAACAACTTCCCTGGCCCTGTTGCAGAATTCAGTGGCGGGGCAAAGAACCCAGCTGGCGGCGAATTGGCAAACGCTTTACGGTTGACCTTGCCACCCGTAACCACCCCTCCTACAGCGTTGAAATCCTGGGGCAGGGAACCACAGAACCGATTGTGATTACGCTCTATTCCGTTAACCTACCCCAGCCTGTGAGAGATTGGTGGCATTCCGATCGGCTGAAGCAAATTCCCACAGCCCTTCCGGCGAAAGAAACTGCATCTCCTGTTTGATGATTGTACTGAGTGTTTCTACTAATGCGGGTTCGGCTGACGATAGCAAGGTCGAAGGATAAACGGAACTTCCCCAAACCGGATGCAGAATAACCTGGCATCCATATCGCTCGACCGTGGGATAGCCTAAACACGATCGCACGATCGCCACATCATCCAACCGTAGTTGACCCGGTTGAGAAAGCAGCGGAAACCCCGTGCGAGGATCAAAAACTTCTGCGAGGTGCCCCTGATGCTGGAGTTGAGCCGCAACTTTAGACCCGAACTGAAGGAAATTCTGGCGCAGTTGTTGCTTCTGTTCCTCCGTTGCAGGCGTCCTTTCAATCAAATCACAGGGGCAGGGTTGTAACACGACCAAAACGGACAAAACCGGACGCGACCAGTCAGGCAACAACCTGTCTAGATAGGCATCAATAAATTGGTTGGGCGCATGAATGGAATATTGCATGTAGAGCTTTGAGCGATCGCCTCCCTCACTACTATTAATACGAAATCGTCATAAATGGTGAAAATAGGAGATGGGAGATAGGGAGATAGGGAATGGGGAGTGGGGAGTGGGGAGAATTACAAATTTTGAATTTTCTCCTTCCCTATCTCCCCCATCTTCCTGACCTTCTTCGCCCTCCACCCTCCGTCTTTCTCTCCGATCTCCGTGTCTCCGCGTCTCTGCGTCCTCCCTCTCTGCCTCCTGACTCCTGCCTTCTGACTCCTGCTTTATGTTGGATGATTCCTATGCAAACCCGCGATCGCCAGATTTCCCTTGCAGATACCCTCAAAGTTCGTCGTCAAAAATTAGCCGCACTGGTTGATTTTCCAGTCCTCCTCTGGTCAGGGCAGGCGAGTTCACGCAATTTTCCAGCAAACAAATTTCCGTTTCGGGCAAGTAGCCATTTCCTCTATTTCGCGGGACTGCCACTGGAACAGGCGGTGATCCGGTTGGAAGCAGGGAAACTGCTATTATTTATGGACGAAGCGGATGCAGCGAGCGCGTTGTGGCACGGAGCGTCCCCAAACCGGGACGAGATCGCGGAAAAAATCGGAGCAGACGCAGCCTACCCCTTAGCTGAGCTTAAATCCTGGACTGCGGCAGCAGCGACGATCACAGTCCAGGATTCTGCCACCCGTCAGCACCAATCCCACAGCTTAAATCGGACGATGGTACCGATCGATCAATTTCAGGAGCTTGACCTGAAACTGGCACGGGCGATCGTGATCCTGCGATTGAGCCAGGACGAATTGGCTCTGGCAGAGATCCGAAAAGCGATCGCCGTTAGCATCGCAGCCCACCAGGCTGGAATGGCAGCAACCCCCACTGCCCGCACGGAAGCTCAGGTACGGGCAGCGGTAGAAAGCGTCATGCTTGTCAATAACATGACCTGCGCCTACGCCAGTATTGTCACCGTCCACGGGGAAGTGCTGCACAACGAGCAGTATCACCATCCCCTTAACCCAGGAGATTTACTGCTGGTCGATGCCGGGGCAGAGGCTGCTTCCGGTTGGGCATCCGATATTACCCGCACCTGGGCGGTTTCTGGCAAGTTTTCCCCAACCCAACGGGCAATTTACGATGTCGTTCTGGCAGCCCATGATGCCTCTATTGCAGCGATGCGTCCAGGGATGGAATATGGAGACATTCATCTACTGGCAGCAAAAACGATCGCTGAAGGGCTGGTGGATTTAGGTATTTTGCTGGGATCACCGGAGGATCTGGTTGAAATGGATGCCCATGCCCTGTTCTTCCCCCACGGCATTGGGCACTTGTTGGGATTAGATGTGCACGATATGGAGGATTTGGGCGATCTGGCAGGTTATGCGGAAGGCAGGCGGAGGAGTGATCGGTTTGGCTTAAACTACCTGCGCCTCAACCGTCCCCTAAAGCCCGGTATGCTCGTGACGATCGAACCAGGCTTCTACCAGGTTCCTGCGATTTTGAACGACCCGGAGCGCAGAACCCGCTACCACCATCAGGTTGACTGGGAGCGTCTAGCCCAATTTGCAGATGTGCAGGGCATCCGGATCGAAGATGATGTGCTGGTCACAGCGACGGGGGCAGAAATTTTGACCGCTGCCTTGCCCACCCAGGCAGGGGCGATCGAACAGTTGGTTCAGGGCTAATTCGGTTAAACTTTGGATATCATCAGCCCGTTAACCAAACACCCATTCATGACTGGTTCACCTGCTACCCTTTCCACCCCATCTACTGGTTCTTCGTTGGTCACAACTGCCCAACGGACTCGCGAGCAGGCACGTCATCTCGCAACCCTGCCCACCGCAGCCAAAAACATGGCTCTGGAGGCGATCGCCCAATCCCTGGAAGCCGCCACTGCCGATATCCTGGCTGCTAATGCGGCAGATTGTGAGACAGGCACAGGCAAACGGGAT from Kovacikia minuta CCNUW1 carries:
- a CDS encoding thylakoid membrane photosystem I accumulation factor; translation: MTFLQPHLSKLAISAANWLAWGRRGWRSLSALLVILTCLLLVNTAPALAGLNDDRYDGDIFPLYAGNGSLIPPRVSLAEALKSHRPSLLVLYIDDSSDCKQYALVISRLQEFYGKPADFIALRTDALPQKAAFDPTEPGYYYKGVVPQTVLFDASGKAVLNEKGVLSYEQIDDKFREVFNLLPRSESVQLKRRQVNEVTTELAQ
- a CDS encoding Fur family transcriptional regulator, whose amino-acid sequence is MQNDVATLKPIRSLDDALDRCQVLGMRLSRQRRFILELLWQEKEHLSAREIYDRLNHQGKEIGHTSVYQNLEALSSQGIIECIERSDGRLYGNISDSHSHINCLDTNQILDIHIELPDFLIQQIEQQTGVRITDYHIDFYGYRNTESAV
- a CDS encoding aminopeptidase P family protein, whose product is MIPMQTRDRQISLADTLKVRRQKLAALVDFPVLLWSGQASSRNFPANKFPFRASSHFLYFAGLPLEQAVIRLEAGKLLLFMDEADAASALWHGASPNRDEIAEKIGADAAYPLAELKSWTAAAATITVQDSATRQHQSHSLNRTMVPIDQFQELDLKLARAIVILRLSQDELALAEIRKAIAVSIAAHQAGMAATPTARTEAQVRAAVESVMLVNNMTCAYASIVTVHGEVLHNEQYHHPLNPGDLLLVDAGAEAASGWASDITRTWAVSGKFSPTQRAIYDVVLAAHDASIAAMRPGMEYGDIHLLAAKTIAEGLVDLGILLGSPEDLVEMDAHALFFPHGIGHLLGLDVHDMEDLGDLAGYAEGRRRSDRFGLNYLRLNRPLKPGMLVTIEPGFYQVPAILNDPERRTRYHHQVDWERLAQFADVQGIRIEDDVLVTATGAEILTAALPTQAGAIEQLVQG
- the recQ gene encoding DNA helicase RecQ; the encoded protein is MTASLPSITETDFASLEQALKHYFGYDSFRLGQRQIIQEALQNRDLLVVMPTGGGKSLCFQLPALLKPGLMIVVSPLIALMQDQVQLLQDNGIAATFLNSSLGLAEVRERTQTVLSGQVKLLYVAPERLLSEDFLRGFLPQVQQRVGISAIAIDEAHCVSEWGHDFRPEYRQLIQLRQHCPDVPFLALTATATERVRQDIIHQLDLRQPGIHIASFNRPNLFYEVKAKHKNSYRELFQQIRQTKGSGIVYCLSRKRVDELTYKLQKDGIPALPYHAGLDNKTRAENQNRFIRDDVQVMVATIAFGMGINKPDVRFVIHYDLPRNIEGYYQESGRSGRDGEPAHCTLYYGAGDIKTVEFLIGQKVDPATGAPLEDEQRIALQQLRRVINYAEATECRRIIQLGYFGETFPGNCDNCDNCRHPKPVEDWTIEAQKFLSCIARFAQRGQNFGTGHTIDVLRGSKNERVLKNGHDKLSTYGIGKDRSAEEWRMLARSLIHQQLVDETSDGYSVLKLNELSWEVLRKQRTVAIAVTPTQLENSALSAADIDTAEAEALLERLQKLRKRLADQQFVPPYVVFANASLRSMAQLQPQTFAQFAQISGVGSRKLSQYGDAFIDEIRAFRQERGLPLQEKDDPEAIPIPPPDPEPSSASFTQLQTLELYQQGLRPAEIAERRGFRLSTISSHLAELLEMGYPIDLDRLVAVDRQQKILEAIQTVGEDSLTNIREYLGEVYGYDEIKFMRAKWRRSHADPF
- a CDS encoding chloride channel protein, which produces MQPSPLFRSLYQLLTPKRLAILEAVLIGLVAALAAVFLKRSVQWLGEWRLNETLPLAIWLLLPVVGLGGGFAAGLLVERFAPEAAGGGIPQVKAALAYVPILLNLRVAVVKLISTSLTLSSGFVLGREGPTIQIGAALAAQLSRWVPASPEHQRQLIAAGAAAGLAASFDAPIAGIMFVIEELLQDVSSLTLGTAILASFTGGVISHVLGGPGLKLGFNPLTQEITFSPDQIPFFLLLGLLAGLLAAFFNRSILWGLQFSRRHVRLGLPFRIGLAGLISGIAASLLPALFRSHSSLEYYLTGGEATWQMAIGIFVFQFVLSVVASSAEAPGGLLVPGLILGAALGNLIGILESSLLGGDPLIYALTGMGAFLGASAKVPVTAIVIVFEITTDFNLVLPLMISAVTAYLIADRFAPGSLYTHMLELKGIRLEPETTNDALWTRLTAADVMQKKVETLTSQISLDEAVQAFSRSHHRGFPVVDDGKLVGIVTLTDLDKVAQRKLPGNHLLKEIMTPRPITVRPGDTLSQVLFLLSRYKLSRLPVVDRRKLVGIITRSDILRVESDKLRGGSDQLGPQPEPSYVVYQTRSPTRGKGRLLLPLSNPHTAPGLLKLALAIARERNYEVECLQIVLVPRHSSPSECTVNTTLSRRLLAQAARQAKTWQIPIHTQIRATHSVTQAILEAIRDGHIDLLVMGWKGKTSTPGRIFGDVVDTVIRQAACDVVLVKPGEGFAEERIPPSDAVQDPVQTLLHLIGLRRWLVPVAGGPNSQYAITLLPALLSLTQQPDVRLCQVFPPSDKIYDTTLLEKDAAFLRQRLHKPVTTIPVCANSVSEAVIDMAQKDQCDVIVVGASREGLLQQAIHGNIPEAIARNCNCTVILVRKASN
- a CDS encoding DUF3493 domain-containing protein — its product is MEKRGDSLRKSDPEKYARLKSEVAAPYRGLRKFVYGAFAVSGAIGGFVFLTQMLAGQDVGEALPNFALQAGVVALMIWLFRLEGRRS
- a CDS encoding methylmalonic aciduria and homocystinuria type D protein, with product MQYSIHAPNQFIDAYLDRLLPDWSRPVLSVLVVLQPCPCDLIERTPATEEQKQQLRQNFLQFGSKVAAQLQHQGHLAEVFDPRTGFPLLSQPGQLRLDDVAIVRSCLGYPTVERYGCQVILHPVWGSSVYPSTLLSSAEPALVETLSTIIKQEMQFLSPEGLWEFASADRNATNLSQAGVG